From Arachis stenosperma cultivar V10309 chromosome 2, arast.V10309.gnm1.PFL2, whole genome shotgun sequence, one genomic window encodes:
- the LOC130960840 gene encoding ribosome production factor 2 homolog — MLRIKTAKTRRGKRELEKRAPQLVESGKKTLLLHGTKTSSVLNSVLTQIYHLKKESAVKYSRKNDNINPFESGGEVPLEFFSRKTDCSIFVYGSHSKKRPNNLVIGRMYDHHIYDLVEVGVENFKPLDSFTYDKKLAPKEGSKPFICFIGEGFEAVEELKHLKEVLLDLLRGEVVENINLAGVDRAYVVSAVSPNRVFFTHCALRLKKSGTVVPRMELVEVGPSMDMVIRRHRPPNESVRKVAFKTSLQKPKKKEKNVKGDPLQGKIGSIYIPDQKIGEMSLPNKSKGVKRERREAKQNKSEQHSSKRRKEDS, encoded by the exons ATGTTGAGAATCAAAACCGCTAAAACGCGCAGGGGAAAGCGAGAGCTTGAGAAGCGTGCTCCCCAACTC GTTGAATCGGGGAAGAAGACGCTACTACTTCACGGGACTAAGACAAGCTCAGTGTTGAACTCTGTTTTGACGCAGATTTACCATCTGAAGAAGGAAAGTGCGGTGAAATACAGCAGAAAGAATGATAACATTAACCCTTTTGAGAGTGGTGGTGAGGTCCCTTTGGAGTTCTTCTCTCGGAAAACGGATTGCAGCATCTTTGTG TATGGATCTCACTCGAAGAAGCGACCTAACAACCTTGTTATAGGGAGGATGTATGATCACCATATCTATGATCTAGTTGAAGTCGGGGTTGAAAATTTTAAGCCATTGGACTCATTTACTTATGATAAAAAATTAGCTCCAAAAGAAGGGTCAAAACCTTTCATATGTTTTATTGGAGAAGGATTTGAGGCTGTAGAAGAACTAAAACATTTAAAGGAAGTCTTACTCGATCTTCTTCGTGGAGAG GTTGTGGAGAATATAAATCTTGCTGGAGTGGATCGTGCATATGTAGTTTCTGCGGTGTCTCCAAACAGGGTATTTTTTACACACTGTGCATTACGACTGAAAAAATCAGGCACCGTTGTGCCAAGAATGGAATTGGTCGAAGTTGGCCCTTCCATGGACATGGTAATTCGTCGGCATCGTCCTCCTAATGAGAGTGTGAGGAAGGTAGCCTTCAAAACTTCATTGCAGAAGCCAAAGAAAAAG GAGAAGAATGTTAAAGGGGATCCATTACAAGGGAAGATTGGAAGTATTTATATTCCAGATCAGAAG ATTGGAGAAATGTCTTTACCCAACAAATCGAAGGGGGTGAAGAGGGAGCGCCGAGAAGCCAAGCAGAACAAGAGCGAGCAACATTCTTCCAAAAGAAGGAAGGAAGATTCTTAA